Proteins from a single region of Strix aluco isolate bStrAlu1 chromosome 5, bStrAlu1.hap1, whole genome shotgun sequence:
- the MRTFA gene encoding myocardin-related transcription factor A isoform X2, with the protein MLDKAKTLQPAYVGIVPLAETVSKQGKSCSSTYQDSYHSLREVLQLKLQQRRTREELVSQGIMPPLKSPAAFHEQRRSLERARTEDYLKRKIRSRPERSELVRMHILEETSAEPSLQAKQLKLKRARLADDLNEKIAQRPGPMELVEKNILPVESSLKEAIIVGQVNYPKVADNSSFDEDSSDALSPEQPASHESQGSVPSPMDSRICEPLPSTTGTSLAQGTSQLQISADSSETLFLPEQPPPPLPPPPLLPPSLTNGAALTAAKPPPTLIKQSQPKSASEKSQRSKKAKELKPKVKKLKYHQYIPPDQKQDKGAPPMDSSYAKILQQQQLFLQLQILNQQQQHYNYQTILPAPPKPPGEQQSGASAPAVRNLSATVSSSSSVSSGSSGLMRQNSNAAVGKPGPLPANLDEMKVAELKQELKLRALPVSGTKTDLIERLRAYQDQNGAAGQTTPTPKPSTAAVLPKAAEVVVAFPAARLSTGPALVTTGIAPAEVVVATVTGGGVMKFGSTGSTPPVSPTPSERSQMSTGDENSATGDTFGEMVTSPLTQLTLQASPVQFLVKEESSKSASCSINAVPRSERCSTGNSRDAEVRDKDQMLQEKDKQIEELTRMLKQKQQLVEMLRLQLEQEKRSQQSVPAPPAAGEGTALASNPVAFGIQVKSENGFLSCQSAKQSSGQTDQFSPAPTASQMDTSNPSPVPKKAVMVKQEVPAAEAEPPCQSHSPRLFLGQQGSALSDLIKGTPPPTLITDSTGTHIVLTVTKQSAERQGLSPHGKAGSSCPALQRVQSSPAKTSSQPPCQLPASTPQQPTQQQKQQPVQKQQQPLQQQQPPRGRNQSVRKPSSQPGSPAAPSPSQMDLEQQQHTSLFGTPPPPLPVPSVPMKEPPGYEEAVKQQPKAQENGCSSQQMDDLFDILIESGEISADFKDQSSPAGKEPPVAPACSPPPGSHHSSELAVPVSLGQPVPVGRLEDFLESSTGLPLLTAGHDGPEPLSLIDDLHSEMLSSSAILDHPPSPMDTSELHFAHEPSGGIALDLAEANLDSMDWLELPGGPVMSLAPLSTAAPSLFSTDFLDGHDLQLHWDSCL; encoded by the exons CTCTGAAAAGTCCAGCTGCATTTCATGAACAAAGAAGGAGTTTGGAGCGGGCCAGG ACAGAGGACTATCTGAAACGGAAAATTCGGTCCCGGCCAGAGAGATCAGAGCTGGTTAGAATGCACATTCTGGAAG AGACCTCAGCTGAACCCTCCTTGCAGGCTAAGCAGCTGAAGCTAAAGAGAGCCAGACTGGCAGATGACCTCAATGAGAAGATAGCGCAGAGGCCAGGTCCCAtggagctggtggagaagaaCATCTTGCCTGTGGAATCGAGCCTGAAGGAAGCCATTATCG TTGGACAGGTGAACTACCCAAAGGTTGCAGACAATTCCTCCTTTGATGAGGACAGCAGTGATGCCCTCTCCCCAGAACAGCCAGCCAGCCATGAGTCCCAGGGGTCTGTCCCATCGCCGATGGACTCCCGGATTTGTGAGCCTCTTCCTAGCACCACTGGCACATCACTAGCTCAG GGTACATCCCAATTGCAGATTAGCGCAGACTCCAGTGAAACACTTTTCCTACCTGAACAGCCACCCCCACCTCTGCCACCACCACCCCTTCTGCCCCCTAGTCTTACCAATGGAGCGGCTCTTACTGCTGCCAAGCCCCCACCAACACTCATTAAG CAAAGCCAGCCCAAGTCTGCTAGTGAGAAGTCTCAGCGCAGTAAAAAAGCCAAGGAGTTGAAGCCGAAAGTCAAGAAGCTTAAATATCATCAGTATATTCCCCCGGACCAAAAGCAGGACAAGGGAGCTCCTCCCATGGATTCATCCTATGCCAAaatactgcagcagcagcagctctttcttCAGCTTCAGATCCtcaaccagcagcagcagcactacaaCTATCAGACCATCCTGCCAGCCCCACCAAA GCCGCCAGGAGAGCAGCAGAGTGGTGCCAGTGCCCCTGCTGTACGCAATCTCTCTGCCACAGTCAGCAGCTCGTCTTCAGTATCCTCTGGTTCCAGTGGCCTGATGCGACAGAACAGTAATGCTGCAGTGGGCAAGCCCGGACCTCTCCCTGCCAACCTAGATGAGATGAAG GTAGCAGAGCTGAAGCAAGAGTTGAAATTGAGGGCCTTGCCTGTCTCGGGCACAAAGACAGACCTGATTGAGCGTCTCAGAGCTTACCAAGACCAGAACGGTGCAGCCGGCCAAACAACCCCCACTCCCaagcccagcacagcagctgtcctcccaaaagctgccgaagtggtgGTAGCCTTCCCAGCTGCCAGGCTGAGCACGGGGCCAGCCCTGGTCACCACTGGCATCGCACCAGCAGAAGTAGTTGTGGCCACAGTCACCGGTGGCGGCGTAATGAAGTTTGGCAGCACAGGCTCGACTCCTCCTGTTTCTCCAACTCCTTCTGAGCGCTCACAAATGAGCACAGGGGATGAGAACTCAGCCACTGGAGACACCTTTGGAGAGATGGTGACTTCACCCCTGACCCAGCTCACCTTGCAGGCGTCTCCAGTGCAGTTCCTGGTGAAGGAAGAAAGCTCCAAGTCTGCCTCCTGCAGCATAAACGCCGTACCCAGGTCGGAGCGGTGTAGCACTGGTAACAGCAGAGATGCAGAAGTTAGGGACAAAGACCAAATGCTCCAGGAGAAGGACAAGCAGATCGAGGAACTCACCCGCATgctaaagcagaagcagcagctggttgAGATGCTTAGACTACAGCTAGAGCAGGAGAAGCGCTCTCAGCAGTCAGTACCAGCCCCACCGGCTGCAGGAGAAGGAACAGCCCTTGCCTCCAACCCAGTAGCATTTGGCATCCAGGTCAAGAGTGAAAACGGTTTCCTGAGTTGCCAGTCTGCAAAGCAATCCAGTGGCCAAACAGACCAATTCAGCCCTGCACCAACCGCTAGCCAAATGGACACTTCAAATCCAAGCCCAGTGCCAAAGAAAGCTGTGATGGTGAAGCAGGAGGTGCCAGCCGCGGAAGCAGAGCCACCGTGCCAGTCCCACAGCCCGCGGCTTTTCCTTGGCCAGCAAGGGAGTGCCCTGAGTGACCTCATCAAGGGCACCCCTCCCCCCACCCTCATCACCGACTCCACAGGGACCCACATCGTCCTCACCGTGACCAAGCAGAGTGCTGAGAGGCAGGGCCTCTCGCCCCACGGGAAGGCAGGGAGTAGCTGCCCAGCCTTGCAG agagtACAATCATCGCCCGCTAAAACTTCCAGCCAACCGCCGTGTCAGCTACCTGCAAGCACCCCTCAGCAGCCCACgcagcagcagaagcaacagcccgtgcagaagcagcagcagcccctgcagcagcagcagccgcccagAGGACGAAACCAATCTGTCAGAAAG CCCTCATCACAGCCTGGCTCtcctgctgccccttccccatcccagaTGGACCTGGAGCAGCAACAGCACACGTCGCTTTTTGGAACGcctccacctcctctccctgtTCCCTCGGTCCCAATGAAAGAGCCACCAGGCTACGAAGAGGCCGTGAAGCAACAGCCAAAGGCCCAG GAGAACGGCTGTTCCAGCCAGCAGATGGATGACCTGTTTGACATCCTCATCGAAAGTGGAG AGATTTCTGCTGACTTCAAGGATCAGTCGTCCCCAGCTGGGAAGGAGCCACCCGTGGCTCCAGCCTGCTCCCCACCGCCCGGCAGCCACCATTCCTCAGAGCTGGCGGTGCCCGTGTCCCTGGGGCAGCCAGTGCCCGTGGGCCGGCTGGAGGACTTCCTGGAGAGCAGCACTGGCCTCCCGCTGCTGACGGCAGGCCACGATGGGCCGGAGCCCCTGTCCCTGATTGATGACCTCCACAGTGAGATGCTGAGCAGCTCGGCCATCCTGGACCACCCGCCTTCACCTATGGACACCTCAGAATTGCACTTTGCTCACGAGCCATCTGGGGGCATAGCCCTGGATCTGGCAGAGGCTAACTTGGACAGCATGGACTGGCTGGAGCTGCCAGGGGGGCCTGTCATGAGCCTGGCTCCCCTTAGCACTGCGGCTCCCAGCCTCTTTTCCACAGACTTCCTTGATGGACACGATCTGCAGCTGCACTGGGATTCTTGCTTGTAA
- the MRTFA gene encoding myocardin-related transcription factor A isoform X1 has protein sequence MPPLKSPAAFHEQRRSLERARTEDYLKRKIRSRPERSELVRMHILEETSAEPSLQAKQLKLKRARLADDLNEKIAQRPGPMELVEKNILPVESSLKEAIIVGQVNYPKVADNSSFDEDSSDALSPEQPASHESQGSVPSPMDSRICEPLPSTTGTSLAQGTSQLQISADSSETLFLPEQPPPPLPPPPLLPPSLTNGAALTAAKPPPTLIKQSQPKSASEKSQRSKKAKELKPKVKKLKYHQYIPPDQKQDKGAPPMDSSYAKILQQQQLFLQLQILNQQQQHYNYQTILPAPPKPPGEQQSGASAPAVRNLSATVSSSSSVSSGSSGLMRQNSNAAVGKPGPLPANLDEMKVAELKQELKLRALPVSGTKTDLIERLRAYQDQNGAAGQTTPTPKPSTAAVLPKAAEVVVAFPAARLSTGPALVTTGIAPAEVVVATVTGGGVMKFGSTGSTPPVSPTPSERSQMSTGDENSATGDTFGEMVTSPLTQLTLQASPVQFLVKEESSKSASCSINAVPRSERCSTGNSRDAEVRDKDQMLQEKDKQIEELTRMLKQKQQLVEMLRLQLEQEKRSQQSVPAPPAAGEGTALASNPVAFGIQVKSENGFLSCQSAKQSSGQTDQFSPAPTASQMDTSNPSPVPKKAVMVKQEVPAAEAEPPCQSHSPRLFLGQQGSALSDLIKGTPPPTLITDSTGTHIVLTVTKQSAERQGLSPHGKAGSSCPALQRVQSSPAKTSSQPPCQLPASTPQQPTQQQKQQPVQKQQQPLQQQQPPRGRNQSVRKPSSQPGSPAAPSPSQMDLEQQQHTSLFGTPPPPLPVPSVPMKEPPGYEEAVKQQPKAQENGCSSQQMDDLFDILIESGEISADFKDQSSPAGKEPPVAPACSPPPGSHHSSELAVPVSLGQPVPVGRLEDFLESSTGLPLLTAGHDGPEPLSLIDDLHSEMLSSSAILDHPPSPMDTSELHFAHEPSGGIALDLAEANLDSMDWLELPGGPVMSLAPLSTAAPSLFSTDFLDGHDLQLHWDSCL, from the exons CTCTGAAAAGTCCAGCTGCATTTCATGAACAAAGAAGGAGTTTGGAGCGGGCCAGG ACAGAGGACTATCTGAAACGGAAAATTCGGTCCCGGCCAGAGAGATCAGAGCTGGTTAGAATGCACATTCTGGAAG AGACCTCAGCTGAACCCTCCTTGCAGGCTAAGCAGCTGAAGCTAAAGAGAGCCAGACTGGCAGATGACCTCAATGAGAAGATAGCGCAGAGGCCAGGTCCCAtggagctggtggagaagaaCATCTTGCCTGTGGAATCGAGCCTGAAGGAAGCCATTATCG TTGGACAGGTGAACTACCCAAAGGTTGCAGACAATTCCTCCTTTGATGAGGACAGCAGTGATGCCCTCTCCCCAGAACAGCCAGCCAGCCATGAGTCCCAGGGGTCTGTCCCATCGCCGATGGACTCCCGGATTTGTGAGCCTCTTCCTAGCACCACTGGCACATCACTAGCTCAG GGTACATCCCAATTGCAGATTAGCGCAGACTCCAGTGAAACACTTTTCCTACCTGAACAGCCACCCCCACCTCTGCCACCACCACCCCTTCTGCCCCCTAGTCTTACCAATGGAGCGGCTCTTACTGCTGCCAAGCCCCCACCAACACTCATTAAG CAAAGCCAGCCCAAGTCTGCTAGTGAGAAGTCTCAGCGCAGTAAAAAAGCCAAGGAGTTGAAGCCGAAAGTCAAGAAGCTTAAATATCATCAGTATATTCCCCCGGACCAAAAGCAGGACAAGGGAGCTCCTCCCATGGATTCATCCTATGCCAAaatactgcagcagcagcagctctttcttCAGCTTCAGATCCtcaaccagcagcagcagcactacaaCTATCAGACCATCCTGCCAGCCCCACCAAA GCCGCCAGGAGAGCAGCAGAGTGGTGCCAGTGCCCCTGCTGTACGCAATCTCTCTGCCACAGTCAGCAGCTCGTCTTCAGTATCCTCTGGTTCCAGTGGCCTGATGCGACAGAACAGTAATGCTGCAGTGGGCAAGCCCGGACCTCTCCCTGCCAACCTAGATGAGATGAAG GTAGCAGAGCTGAAGCAAGAGTTGAAATTGAGGGCCTTGCCTGTCTCGGGCACAAAGACAGACCTGATTGAGCGTCTCAGAGCTTACCAAGACCAGAACGGTGCAGCCGGCCAAACAACCCCCACTCCCaagcccagcacagcagctgtcctcccaaaagctgccgaagtggtgGTAGCCTTCCCAGCTGCCAGGCTGAGCACGGGGCCAGCCCTGGTCACCACTGGCATCGCACCAGCAGAAGTAGTTGTGGCCACAGTCACCGGTGGCGGCGTAATGAAGTTTGGCAGCACAGGCTCGACTCCTCCTGTTTCTCCAACTCCTTCTGAGCGCTCACAAATGAGCACAGGGGATGAGAACTCAGCCACTGGAGACACCTTTGGAGAGATGGTGACTTCACCCCTGACCCAGCTCACCTTGCAGGCGTCTCCAGTGCAGTTCCTGGTGAAGGAAGAAAGCTCCAAGTCTGCCTCCTGCAGCATAAACGCCGTACCCAGGTCGGAGCGGTGTAGCACTGGTAACAGCAGAGATGCAGAAGTTAGGGACAAAGACCAAATGCTCCAGGAGAAGGACAAGCAGATCGAGGAACTCACCCGCATgctaaagcagaagcagcagctggttgAGATGCTTAGACTACAGCTAGAGCAGGAGAAGCGCTCTCAGCAGTCAGTACCAGCCCCACCGGCTGCAGGAGAAGGAACAGCCCTTGCCTCCAACCCAGTAGCATTTGGCATCCAGGTCAAGAGTGAAAACGGTTTCCTGAGTTGCCAGTCTGCAAAGCAATCCAGTGGCCAAACAGACCAATTCAGCCCTGCACCAACCGCTAGCCAAATGGACACTTCAAATCCAAGCCCAGTGCCAAAGAAAGCTGTGATGGTGAAGCAGGAGGTGCCAGCCGCGGAAGCAGAGCCACCGTGCCAGTCCCACAGCCCGCGGCTTTTCCTTGGCCAGCAAGGGAGTGCCCTGAGTGACCTCATCAAGGGCACCCCTCCCCCCACCCTCATCACCGACTCCACAGGGACCCACATCGTCCTCACCGTGACCAAGCAGAGTGCTGAGAGGCAGGGCCTCTCGCCCCACGGGAAGGCAGGGAGTAGCTGCCCAGCCTTGCAG agagtACAATCATCGCCCGCTAAAACTTCCAGCCAACCGCCGTGTCAGCTACCTGCAAGCACCCCTCAGCAGCCCACgcagcagcagaagcaacagcccgtgcagaagcagcagcagcccctgcagcagcagcagccgcccagAGGACGAAACCAATCTGTCAGAAAG CCCTCATCACAGCCTGGCTCtcctgctgccccttccccatcccagaTGGACCTGGAGCAGCAACAGCACACGTCGCTTTTTGGAACGcctccacctcctctccctgtTCCCTCGGTCCCAATGAAAGAGCCACCAGGCTACGAAGAGGCCGTGAAGCAACAGCCAAAGGCCCAG GAGAACGGCTGTTCCAGCCAGCAGATGGATGACCTGTTTGACATCCTCATCGAAAGTGGAG AGATTTCTGCTGACTTCAAGGATCAGTCGTCCCCAGCTGGGAAGGAGCCACCCGTGGCTCCAGCCTGCTCCCCACCGCCCGGCAGCCACCATTCCTCAGAGCTGGCGGTGCCCGTGTCCCTGGGGCAGCCAGTGCCCGTGGGCCGGCTGGAGGACTTCCTGGAGAGCAGCACTGGCCTCCCGCTGCTGACGGCAGGCCACGATGGGCCGGAGCCCCTGTCCCTGATTGATGACCTCCACAGTGAGATGCTGAGCAGCTCGGCCATCCTGGACCACCCGCCTTCACCTATGGACACCTCAGAATTGCACTTTGCTCACGAGCCATCTGGGGGCATAGCCCTGGATCTGGCAGAGGCTAACTTGGACAGCATGGACTGGCTGGAGCTGCCAGGGGGGCCTGTCATGAGCCTGGCTCCCCTTAGCACTGCGGCTCCCAGCCTCTTTTCCACAGACTTCCTTGATGGACACGATCTGCAGCTGCACTGGGATTCTTGCTTGTAA